TATTTATGATATAGACTGCATGATGACAGGCAAAGGACCACAATTCATATGGTAGTGAGGCTTCATCGAGAAGAGTTCGAGTTGTTTCGACAAGGTGACGAGGTCATCGCTTAGCGACTGTAACTCGTCGGAGCGTGTAGGGTGGGGAGATCAAATGTTCAATGACATGGCATTGTAGGTATTGTTTAAGACCTGTGAATTCAACCCCTTCATCAGTATAAAGTAAGACAATTTTGTGTTTAAAAATTTTTTCCACTAAAGGATGAAAGTTTGCAAAAATTGAAGcgactttctttttattttttattgtatacAACCAAGTATATTTGGTGTATACAACCAAGTATATTTGGTgtaataatcaacaaaaatacagTATACAACTTTTTATCAATGGATAAAATGGGTGATGGACCCCAAAAATCACTAAACAAAGTTTGAAGTGGTGCATTACTATTTAAAGTGAGTCATTGAAATGGCAAGCGATGAGCTTTATTTGATGAGCACGAATTACAAAAATGAAACTTTTCTTTTGTGGTAAAGGGAAGTGAAAAGTTATTCAGTAATAAGTCTAGGATTTTTAGATGAGGGTGACCCAAGCGACGATACCACAGTTGACGGGAAACTTTGGTGGAGGTGAAGTTGGCGGAAGGTGACACATGATCCCTCTGGGGCCACTCATAGAGTCCATATTTATTCCGGCCTTGTACCAGCAATCTCCGAGTTTTGAGATCCTTCACAAGAAAAGAGTATGGAAAAAATTCAATTGAGGTTAGATTGTCAGTGCAAAACTTAGCAACGGAAataaggtttttttttataactggAGTACAAAGAGTGTTAAAGAGCATGAAATTGGAATTAAAAGCCTTAAGTTGAGTTAAACCAGTGTGAGTAATGGGAATAATTTTACCGTCACCCATGGAAACTTCCTCATTGCCATGTATTCTTCAAGATTATTTGACTCTGTTGTGACATGATGGGTTGCTCCAAAGTCAAGGATCCAAGGAGATGCATCTGAGTGATGATTTGACACAAAGTTGACCTTAGATTCAAAGTGGGTGTTTAATTTTGAGCGACACACATCAGCTGTGTTGCCAATCTTTTGACAAAGTTGTCACTTTACCACTTGCCTGGGTTGTCTCCCATTTTGTTGATTTCCAGGGACCGTCTGTCGTGGGGGTTGTGGTCTTGAAGACTGATTTGGGAAGTGACGATTATTCTTCTGATGTTAGGGTTGGAAGTTGGTCCTTTGTGCAACTGCAGCCGTGATGAAGGAGGATGATCTGTCAATATCTTGATTTTTTAGGAAGAGTTCATGGTCCGTGATTTTTTGGAATAGCTCCTCAAAGCTTAGGGCTGTGTCACGCGCTCTTATATCAGCAGTGATTTCATGGTACTCACTACCTAGGCCACTCAAAATCTTGACTGCTAGTTCATCATCAGCCACCGGAGAACCTGCTACTTTGAGAGCATCAGCAATCGATCTGATCTCCTGTAGGTAAGTAGCAACCGTCTTGGAGACTTTTTTCATGTTTTGCAACTGATCTCTCAAACTGAAGATGTGAGTGTGCTCTTATTGGCATAAGTTGTATGAAGGAGATCCCAAGCTATTTTTGTCGAAGAGGCATCTACAACAGTGGAGCAATGGTGGATTCAAcggatgccatcattgcctgtTAAATCAGTTGGTCTTGGCAAAACCACAACTCATATTCAGGATTGGAGATGGTTCTATCAGTTAGTGTGATAGTGGTCGGCGGAGCAGATTTGGTACCAGTATGATGCCCAAGGAGCTTGTGTCCATTGAGTAGTATCACTAGTTGAGCCTTCCAGGTGTCAAAGTTGAGGTTACCTTGCAGTTTGATAGGTAATTAGGCAGCTGGATTGAACTGTACCACATGAGTGGTAGTAAAAGTGCAGCAGCACTTTCAGTGGTGGTAGCGGGAATAACCATGTTTGGACgcaaagaaagggaaaaaaattggATCAGACTCGTGAGAGTTTTAGAGGGGCTCTGAAACCATAAAGGGATTGAGAATCAAACAAACTTGAATGACCTTTATTCAAACGTAGCATCAACTTAAATACAAGTAAGATGTAACTAACTTGACTAATTCTAAAGGACTATTCTAACAACTTAATATATAACTAAGTTGACTAAATCTAAGGAACTACTTTAACAACTTAATCTAAATCTACTCTAACAACTTGATAAGAATTGATAACAAATTAACAAACTAGTGAGTATGTCAACAAGATCTATGTGAGTGATACTTAAAATGTCCAAATCTGATGTTGTATTTATCTTAAAAGGAAACTAAATTATCTGAAATCCACATCCCTATTGACAAAAAAGATCTTATCCTCCAAGTCATATGATATGTAGCCCTTTTGAGTTTCAGAATAGCAACCAAAACAACTTTCTTAGCCCTTGCAGCAAAATTTATCACTTCTTGGTAATTTACAAGCGTAACATAAGCAGCCAAACACCTTAAGTGATCAGAATAGGCATCGCTCCATACAGTATTTCATAAGGTGTCTTCCCATTCAAAACTGGAGAAGGCGGTTTATTTGTTATGTACATTGAAATCCTAACACAATCACCCCAAAAACTTATAGGCACACCACTTGGGAATTTAAGAGCTCTAGCTTTTTCTGTAATGTGTATGTTTTTCTTCTACTGTATCATTTTAGTGATTATGCCACGTGAAGCCAATAATTGTATGCAATGAGTGTTGAAGAATTCAGTTTCATTAATAGATCTTATGAATTTCACAGTGACATTAAGCTGAGTTTAAATATACAAAGAAATTGTTATATTAAGAAATTGTTATCAATAAGGTTTTTGCTCAGAAATTACTCATTAGTCAATGATATTATATTTACTCTTATAGTATCATTGACTAATGAGTAATTTCTGAACAAGAAACCGTAATGATaccaatacaatatatatacttatttagTATCAGTTAAGCAAAATTATCAGTTTTAATGATaccaatacaatatataatattgattttGTATCAGTTAAGCGAAAATTATCAGTCTTAATGAATTGAGGGTATGGGTTGTATATTTATGAGAGAatgaatatttcataaattactTTGGACTTGGGTATGAACTTgcaattattttgagttttatggCGTATTTATGTagttttccaaaaacaaaaGTTCACATTACCCACTTTTCTCTTTCTAAATTTTTCACCTAATTCTATCATTATCTTTCTCTCTCACGATTTAttccattatttcatattttcaagTAACTTAAACCCTGcctttttaaaatcaaattcctcaatttttcCAGGGATCTCATAAATCATGTAAAAGTTTTTCTACCTTTGTTGAAGTGAACTCAATTGATTTGTGATTGTTTCCATTAgggaagaaaattttgaaataatcaaTTGGGATATCGAAGTGAATTCAACTGATTTCGTTGAACTATGAGATTGTCGGTGAAATACAAAAACAATCAGGTATTCATTAACGGttgattctttaatttttttggaagtGATATGAAAATGGTAGTTGAAAAAGTGATTATAAATGGATCTAGATCGTATTTTATACTGTTGGATCTTCACATGAAGATCTTTATAAGTTACTATCCAAATATTGGATTTAAAGGTTAGACAGTCACTAAGGTATTCGATTTGGGAGTTTCAGGTCAATACTTCATCCAAGACACTATGTTGGACAACATCAATAATTATAGTTATCTCTTCaatgaattgaaatatttatgtatCTTTTTCGCATGCAGAAGGACCCAAAGGAGATGAAAGTGCAGAATCACCAGccatattttaaagtaaaaaaatatacaaatttttaatttgtaatatGTTTGGGATACAAATAGCTAGTGAatgattgaaattttttgatttttttttacgtCGTATACTTggaatagaaaataattttaaaatctatttagtAGGTGTTCTATAAATTAGACATTGaatgtaatatatttttggAATACATAACAGATaagaaatacaattttttttaaaatacaaattttgacTGCTACCATGATTGTAAATTTATATGTGTTTGATGactaaaatacaaattttatcttacattttttataaatatacaaaCCAATGTTGTATCATTTCtgaatgaaaatgaatttaCACAAGTATATGGATACAAATATGCTTCTTAAATAACTACAAATCCATTTGGTATACATATTGGAATCAATACAAAGTATAAAGAAATTCAAATGTCATTATATAAACCCaaatatgaaaatcataatgaatacaaatacacATATCATACATCTTGGAATGAATACAATCAAAAGTAAATTTTAggaataacaaatataaaaatcatattagcTCTCTGTAGCTACAATTTTGCTATTTGCACTCCATATAATGCATATCTATCCATTGACAGTACTAGAATTAGTACTACTTGTACAACTTTCTAAACCAACTTGCAGCCAGCCAAATACACACATCATACATATCTATCCATTGACAACACTAGAACTAGTAGTACTTGTACAACTTTCTAAACCAACTTGCAGCCAGTCAAATAATTCAATTAGTTATTAAAAAGCCTTATAGCAACTTATTCCCAAGGCTTGCTATGCTATCAGACACACAACTTGAAATATGGCTCATTTAGTTGTCTTCTGACTTTTTTCTGAAAGCACCATATCTTCCATTAACTTGATAATGACTACTTCTCCTCCACATTGtccaaaaataatatctaaCATTACCAAACACAGCCATTATATGATTGAGATCTCTAGACCCATCCAATTAGAGATCTTTTAGAAGCTAACAAAGTTAGCAAGTATTAGTCATGGCTTTGATATGGGCAAcacttgttattattattgtgtatGCATTTTATGAGCTGCTAAACAACATCCAGAAGAGGAAAAGTTATCCTCCAGGTCCAAAAGGACTTCCCATTATAGGACATCTTCACTTGTTAGGAAAAAATCCACACCAAGATTTCCTAAAACTAGCAAAAACACATGGTCCACTTATGTATGTTAGACTGGGACTAGTACCTACAATCATTGTCTCGTCTGCGGACACAGCGGAGAAGGTCCTCAAGACATATGATCATATCTTTGCTAGTAGACCTCACAATGAGGCAGCTTATTATTTAGCATATGGACAGAGGAATATGATATCCGCAAAGCATGGACCATACTGGCGCAGCATGCGCAAATTGTGCACTCAGCACCTTTTCAGTAACCAAAAGATCAATTCATTTCAATCTATGAGAAGGCAACAAGTTGAGGTTATGATCAAATCACTTAAAAATGGAACTTGTGATCATCGCGTTGTTGTTGATCTTAGTGCAAAGATTTCGTCTTTGAATGCTGACTTGACTTGCTTGATGGTGTTTGGAAAGAAGTACATGGATGAAATTTTGGACAAGAGGGGATTCAAAGCTCTTGTCAAAGAGGTTGACGAATTAGCAGCGACACCAAATCTTGGAGATTTTTTCCCCTTCCTCGGCGTAATTGATCTCCAGGGACTCACTCGCCGGCTCAAGGATCTTTCAAAAGTGTTTGATGACTTTCTTGAGAAGATTATCGATGAACATGTCCAGTCTGGTGACCAGAAGCAATCTAAAGACTTTGTTGACACCATGTTGGACATTATGCAATCAGGAGAAGCAGAATTTCAATTTGGCCGTAGCCATATAAAAGCTATACTCTTCGTACGTTATTTCATCATCCCATCTATGTTCTTTTATTATTAGGTTTGTTTGTGCTAATTTCCCCTTTCTATAACAGGATATGTTAGTTGCAGCCATGGGCACTTCAGCAACAGCGATAGAATGGATACTAACAGAGCTTCTTCGGCATCCTCATGTGATGAAGAAACTCCAAAAAGAGTTGGAACAAGTGGTAGGACTTGAAAAAATGGTAAAAGAATCAGACTTGGAGAAGTTAAACTACTTAGACATGGTTGTAAAGGAGGGCTTGAGGCTGCATGCCGTAGCGCCACTAGCACCTCACGAGGCAATGGAAGATTGTGTAGTCAATAGCTTCCACATACAAAAAGGATCCCGTATCCTGATTAACTTCTATGCTGTTCAAAGGGATCCAAATATTTGGCCTGAACCTGAAAAGTTTTTGCCCGAGAGGTTTTTTGGGAGCAGTGTAGACATTCGTGGACATGACTTCCAACTTTTACCATTTGGCTCGGGTAGAAGAAGTTGTCCTGCAATGCAGTTGGCAATTGTCCTTGTCCAATTTACAGTGGCACAACTGGTGCATTGCTTTGATTGGGAGCTTCCAAATGGTATGCAGCCTAGTGATTTGGATGTTGAGGAGCACTTTGGGTTAGCAACAAGCAGAGCAAATCCTTTAATGGCTATTCCTACTTATAGACTAAAAAAGAATGCTTAATCTCAAACGATACAATATGGTGCAATAATCAATTAAAGGAAGATCAAATGAGAgattatatacataaaaataatggaGTTGGCTGAAATAGTTGACCTTAATTAAACCGTTTCTTCTCTGCTTTACTGGTCATGCTATCTCTCAGACTACACTCCTTTGtaatttgttttttctctttagTATTTGTGGAGCTAATAAGAAATGTATTCGTTTCACAATGTAATACAGAATACGTTGCGAAAATATCATAGGCTAACTAGCACACAATCATAAATAAagcaaaaagagaagaaaattaaCACAACGACTTAATGAGGTTCGACTACGCCTAATCCTCCAAGCAAGAGCAGAGAGAGTTTTCCACTATGCTTTAGAATCCCTTACTACATCCCCTATATATACATCTCAAGCAGTCTCAAACCTATAAGTAAAAAGGTTCTCCTAGTCCTAGAAAGACAATATATAGTTTCTCAAATCAATTAGGACAAAGGATCTCTTAAACTAATAGAGATTATGAGTTTGCTAAAATATATAAGGAAAGAATTCAAGACATAATTAACAAATCTTCCCCTTGTCTTGAATTCCTTCATCAATAGTAACATACTTCTGTCTTGTCCTAAGGGCTTATTGTGTAGTACTgttgtaacactccaaaaattTCTAAGATAAGACCTGAACAATTCTTTATATATGTCTATAGACTCTTAACGGATGATTTACTAGGTGCTAAGATAAATTTCCAAGTGTGGAAAGTATATTGTATGTGAATTAGGATCATAAGGAACCTCTAACACTAAGTCGAGTTCAAAGATTCTCTATCAATTAACCTTTTGGATAAGATAATGCAAGGGTCAACTTTAAACAAGCCTATCTCTTATAATATGAGGAGTTACGTGTCTCATTACCCGTCACATTAAAGGTCTATGAAGACCGTTTGTAAATCTGAGTCTAGAATAAAAAGTGATAATTATTTCGCCATAGACattctaatttaaaattttcatcaataCAACTCTTATGTTGAGAGTATGATCCGTATGGAAAACTTAAAGGGTTTCGAACCCACGCAACCAGGAGTCAAACCACGACTCATAATACATGTATGATCCGTATATCTTTATTATACAAAtctgtatatcagtgtatactaattgtatatttgtttttttttcaaattttataaaaacacaatttTGAGTACTTACCTTATCCATATACTTatgtaaaaatatgattttgggaatttcaaattataatctGGAATTTTTCAACTACAAAATTTGACCCacaattttacattttataaaataaactcacatttaatttatatatatatttactagtcatttgttttatatgtatatttaatttataattcacatcattattttataaatcatttatatcttatatataacGATTATTCTCGTtgacataaaattattttatttcaaaacaatTCTAAATTTACCATTTATACTCActaaattcatcatttttatcGGTACCTTATtcaaatcaatatttaattaaaaattcatcatCATATTGAGTGAACAAAACTAACCACGATGAAAAAGTGGAGTTATTTTGACAGAAGACCAGAAGATAGTCTTCTACCATTAGCGGGTCTTTTTGACCCGTTTACAGACCCGTTCATTTTCACCATATTAAAACCTGAAAATCATATACAAAGTCAgggaaaatgttataaaaatctGTTTCCTTATGATTTCCAACACTAATTTGTatcaaaaattagaaaacacAAATCTAAATTCATTTGTAGAGTAAAATTGTAGCGAAAATAGTGAATCGACTTACCTCCCGCCAATCGCCATTGTTGCAGAATCATGTCGATGTGATCTTGAGCACTCAAACCTCACTTAAACAAACATTTGTGCCCAACTTTCAAAGGCCCAATTTTACTCTTTTGGCTTGCGCTagattatcttttatttttagtttgagactaaaattctttttagaaaaataatttgtaatttgaaaattaacGCCAATAATGATGTTGGACTCGATCCCCAAATTCAAACTAGGACAAGATTTTGATGACCGTTTTAAATTGACCCTGAGATTTGACCTAGGATATCAAAAAAAATGTGGGGAGGGGTATAGGGACTAGGAGTGATAGGGGTTGGATGAggtaaaaaaaatctttaaatttgaattatctttcaaatataattttaaaaaattctatttcTTTAAATTGGATGGTATTAGGATACATTTTCAAAATGTCCTGATACATCCCATTCCAATTTCATATACATCTATTAACTTCATAATACATCATTCAGAGTCTGATACATTGTGTAAAGTGATATATACGAGGATATGAGAGAGTACGAAtctatataacttttttttcaaataatagaaaattttaaagaatatagtaaaataaattgtgtatctaggtaattttttcaaaataaaatccatatgaatatatatttgtttttttttcaaagtttaaatgtatattatgtgtataaatTTGAACTCCGTACACCAAATCATGTAttgtatgaattgatgaaaCATTTATGACAAAATCATTATCATTCATTCGACCAGACATATTGATTCAAATCATATTaatctcatttttttaataaatcaaactgATAATTGATATATACATGTCATAACAATCGTTATGCTATCCAGATTTAGAATATCGATACATTTAATAGTGTAGAGAATAGATTTTACCATTTAATCTAAAACATTCATCtcatattcaatacataaaaaatgCACTAGAATTAGAAGTCGGAACAACGTCATTCTATAAGTATAAGATAAAATAGTAAACTATATTTAACCTCGTGCTACAATCATATATACAGATGGTTTGTTCATTTTCCATCTTTATCAGATTGTGAACAAGAAAATTATACTCGTAAGAAGTATTGATTCAAGTACTCATTTGTATGTAAGTTAAAACTCTATACACTTAAAATCATTTACTATACAAATAAATGGACATATAAACAAAGAGTCTGAAATCAAAAGagcaaaaaaaattgtcaaaaattctaaaagggtacatcaattttttttaatcaaaagggcaaaatcgctcCCAATGGAGTGATTTTCTTTTGACAAAATTGCAGTGACAGTGACTtcgtccaaaaaaaaaaagttcttttttcttaaaatagcTGCCATTTTTTgtcgaaatttttttttacaaagagGCAAACAAAGCTGGCAGCCTCTATTGCAGGCTTGCTGCAAACATAGGAAAAAGAaatcatttgtttattttttaaaaatactgcATATGCAgcgatattaaaaaaaaagttacgaTATCAATTTTGTCCTAAGTTTGctcttttggttaaaaaaaaaaaaaagttgatatccccttttagaattttttacaattttttaattttttgactccgaactctataaataaatatacaatcTATCAAatcattattaataaaatggGATCCCTAATAAATTGAACAAGCAATTATTCTACAATGTATATTATTCTTAAAcacataattattatatatgttcCTATGATATTCGAGATCAAATTGACTATTGCAGCCAAATTTGAATATCGGTACTATATATGATAAACTAATACATACCTTTTAATGGTCACTTTCATCTAATGgttactattttttaatattattgacTCTTCCATGTGTATACTATTCAACataaatgatgtttatataaatatatatacatattacatTAGAGATTAGACTTAGAAGTTAGGGAAGTCATATTAGCTTAGCCATGACTTTGATATGGGAAACAATTGTAGTAGTTTGTATAGTGTATGCGTTGTATGAGCTCCTAAATATCcacaagagaaaaaaatttcCACAAGGTCCAAAGGGAATCCCCATTTTAGGACATCTTCATTTGCTAGGGAAAAAACCACACCATGATTTACAAAACCTAGCAAAGAAATATGGTCCATTTTTCTACATTAGACTAGGACTAAAACCTACATATATTGCATCGTCTGTCGATACAGCCGAAAAATTCCTCAAGACTTATGATCATATCTTTGCTACAAGGCCTCATAACGAGGCCGCTAAGTATTTGTCATATGGTCATAAGAATTTGGTGTTTGGAACATATGGACCATATTGGCGCAACATGCGCAAATTGGTCACTCTAGACCTTTTGACACATCAAAAGATCAATTCATTTCAATCCGTGAGAACAGAACAAGTTGATCTTATGATCAAATCGCTTAAAAATGATGGCGGTGGTTGTGTTGTTGATCTTAGTGCAAAAGTTGCAAAGTTGAGTGCTGACATAACTTGTTTGATGGTGTTTGGAAAGAAGTATATGGATGAAGAATTGGGCAAGAGGGGATTCAAAGGTATACTTCAAGAAGTTGTGCATTTAGGTGCTACACCAAATCTTGGAGATTTTTTCCCCTTCCTTGGTGTAATTGATCTCCAAGGAATCACGCGTAAACTCAAGGAACTTTCAAAGGTGTTTGATGCGTTTCTTGAGAAGATAATCGATGAACATGTTCAGTCTCGTGACCAAAAGCAATCCAAAGACTTTGTAGACACGATGTTGGACATTATGCATTCAAGAGACAGAGAGTTTCAGTTTGATCGTACCAATATAAAAGCTATTCTCATCGTACGTTCTCTAATTTCATCCCTTCTATTTCTTACTCCCtcgtataaaaaataataatcttctttgctttttagtctgtttaaaaaagaatgacctcctctccgttttagtctgtttaaaaaagaatgacctctttctttttttggtaatatttaactttaacttttcacgtggcatgtttaaggccacaagattgaaaaacaattttgtacatttgacataactttaatttaggaccacaagattcaaaagtggTCTTTATTTACTTAAACTCCATATCAAGTCAAATcaggtcattctttgtgaaacggagggagtatattaTAAGCTTATCAAACGATTTGAATTTGTTCATCCTAATTTATCCTGTTTAATTTCCTTATATGTAACAGGACATGCT
This portion of the Solanum pennellii chromosome 12, SPENNV200 genome encodes:
- the LOC107005805 gene encoding cytochrome P450 CYP736A12-like, with the translated sequence MTLIWETIVVVCIVYALYELLNIHKRKKFPQGPKGIPILGHLHLLGKKPHHDLQNLAKKYGPFFYIRLGLKPTYIASSVDTAEKFLKTYDHIFATRPHNEAAKYLSYGHKNLVFGTYGPYWRNMRKLVTLDLLTHQKINSFQSVRTEQVDLMIKSLKNDGGGCVVDLSAKVAKLSADITCLMVFGKKYMDEELGKRGFKGILQEVVHLGATPNLGDFFPFLGVIDLQGITRKLKELSKVFDAFLEKIIDEHVQSRDQKQSKDFVDTMLDIMHSRDREFQFDRTNIKAILIDMLVAAIDTSATSVDWIVTELLRHPHVMTKLQKELEEVVGLERMVKESHLEKLKYLDMVVKEGMRLHSVVPVTQREAMEDCVVDGYHIQKGSRIMINHYAIQRDPNVWPEPEKFFPERFVGSTIDIRGRDFELLPFSSGRRSCPAIQLGIIVVRLMVAQLVHCFDLELPNGMQPCDLDVDEHFGIVTSKENHLMVIPKYRLND
- the LOC107005779 gene encoding cytochrome P450 CYP736A12-like, encoding MALIWATLVIIIVYAFYELLNNIQKRKSYPPGPKGLPIIGHLHLLGKNPHQDFLKLAKTHGPLMYVRLGLVPTIIVSSADTAEKVLKTYDHIFASRPHNEAAYYLAYGQRNMISAKHGPYWRSMRKLCTQHLFSNQKINSFQSMRRQQVEVMIKSLKNGTCDHRVVVDLSAKISSLNADLTCLMVFGKKYMDEILDKRGFKALVKEVDELAATPNLGDFFPFLGVIDLQGLTRRLKDLSKVFDDFLEKIIDEHVQSGDQKQSKDFVDTMLDIMQSGEAEFQFGRSHIKAILFDMLVAAMGTSATAIEWILTELLRHPHVMKKLQKELEQVVGLEKMVKESDLEKLNYLDMVVKEGLRLHAVAPLAPHEAMEDCVVNSFHIQKGSRILINFYAVQRDPNIWPEPEKFLPERFFGSSVDIRGHDFQLLPFGSGRRSCPAMQLAIVLVQFTVAQLVHCFDWELPNGMQPSDLDVEEHFGLATSRANPLMAIPTYRLKKNA